The Aminithiophilus ramosus genome contains a region encoding:
- a CDS encoding ABC transporter permease, translating into MSRYILNRLLISFVTVWILLSVVFVLVRLLPGDPFASDKLTPEIRANLEAYYGFDQPLHVQYLRYIANLLRGDLGFSIKYQNMPVSGIIANSFPYSADLGIRAILFASLVGIALGVVAGLNRGRPLEYICIFIAIAGISLPDFITGSLLQYFFGLKLGWFPVALWRSFRHTVLPTLALSFYTLALVSRIMRTSMLEVTGQDYIRTARAKGLSTFKIVWRHQIRNAILPVVTVLGPVTAAILTGTFVIESIYAIPGMGKFYVLGVQNLDYTVILGLTAFYGVFLIAANFIVDILYGFIDPRIALAERRR; encoded by the coding sequence TTGTCCCGCTATATCCTCAACCGGCTCCTCATCTCGTTCGTCACCGTCTGGATCCTCCTTTCCGTCGTCTTCGTCCTCGTCCGTCTTTTGCCCGGAGATCCCTTCGCCAGCGACAAGCTAACGCCCGAAATCCGGGCCAACCTCGAGGCCTACTACGGATTCGATCAGCCCCTTCACGTCCAGTACCTCCGCTATATCGCCAACCTGCTTCGAGGGGATCTGGGCTTTTCGATCAAGTACCAGAACATGCCCGTCAGCGGCATCATCGCCAATTCCTTCCCCTATTCGGCTGACCTGGGGATCCGGGCCATCCTCTTCGCCTCTCTCGTCGGGATCGCCTTGGGCGTCGTCGCCGGCCTCAACAGGGGACGCCCCCTCGAGTACATCTGCATCTTCATCGCCATCGCGGGGATCTCCCTGCCCGACTTCATCACCGGATCGCTGCTCCAGTACTTTTTCGGCCTCAAGCTGGGCTGGTTTCCCGTGGCTTTATGGCGAAGCTTCCGTCATACCGTCCTCCCCACGCTGGCCCTGAGCTTCTACACCCTGGCCCTGGTCTCGCGCATCATGAGAACGAGCATGCTCGAAGTCACGGGACAGGACTATATCCGCACGGCCCGGGCCAAGGGGCTTTCGACGTTCAAAATCGTCTGGCGCCATCAGATCCGCAACGCCATCCTTCCCGTCGTCACCGTTCTGGGACCGGTGACGGCGGCCATCCTGACGGGCACCTTCGTCATCGAGTCGATCTACGCCATTCCGGGGATGGGCAAATTTTACGTTCTGGGCGTCCAGAATCTCGACTACACCGTGATCCTGGGCCTGACGGCCTTTTACGGCGTCTTTCTCATCGCCGCCAACTTCATCGTCGATATCCTCTACGGCTTCATCGACCCCCGGATCGCCCTCGCCGAAAGGAGACGCTGA
- a CDS encoding ABC transporter ATP-binding protein — MKEILLQAQELRKHFSLPGLGTLKAVDGIDVSLRRGETLGLVGESGCGKSTAGRTLVGLYEPTSGTVRFRGEDTATLSGADRKAFIRSAQMIFQDPYASLDPRMTVGDIVAEGLDIHGLCRGKARTERVYDLLALVGLGKSHADRYAHEFSGGQRQRIGIARALAVDPALLVCDEPISALDVSIQAQVINLLVDLQERLDLAYLFISHDLGMVRYISDRVAVMYLGKIVETGPSESLYAEPLHPYTQALLSAIPLPDPDRERHRRRIVLEGDVPSPIDPPAGCPFFGRCPRASGDCASECPPLSDTGGGHSVACHRV; from the coding sequence ATGAAGGAAATTCTTCTTCAGGCGCAGGAACTGCGAAAGCATTTTTCCCTCCCCGGCCTGGGAACGCTCAAAGCCGTCGACGGCATCGACGTGAGCCTGAGACGCGGGGAGACGCTCGGCCTCGTCGGCGAGTCGGGCTGCGGCAAGTCGACGGCGGGAAGGACCCTCGTAGGGCTCTACGAGCCCACGTCGGGAACGGTCCGCTTCCGGGGAGAAGACACGGCGACCCTGTCGGGAGCCGACCGGAAGGCCTTCATCCGCTCGGCCCAGATGATCTTCCAGGACCCCTACGCCTCTCTCGATCCTCGGATGACCGTCGGCGATATCGTCGCCGAGGGACTCGACATCCACGGACTCTGCCGGGGCAAAGCCCGGACGGAGCGCGTCTACGACCTCCTCGCCCTGGTGGGGTTGGGCAAGAGCCACGCCGACCGCTACGCCCACGAGTTTTCCGGAGGCCAACGCCAGCGCATCGGAATCGCCCGGGCGCTGGCCGTCGACCCCGCCCTCCTCGTCTGCGACGAGCCGATCTCGGCGCTGGACGTCTCCATTCAGGCTCAGGTCATCAATCTTCTCGTCGACCTTCAGGAACGTCTCGACCTGGCCTACCTTTTCATCTCCCACGATCTCGGCATGGTGCGCTACATCTCAGACCGCGTCGCCGTCATGTACCTGGGCAAAATCGTCGAGACAGGGCCCAGCGAATCCCTCTACGCCGAGCCCCTTCATCCCTACACACAGGCTCTTCTCTCGGCGATTCCCCTGCCCGACCCCGACAGGGAGCGCCATCGCCGCCGCATCGTCCTCGAGGGCGACGTGCCGAGCCCCATCGACCCTCCCGCCGGATGCCCCTTCTTCGGCCGCTGCCCCCGCGCCTCCGGCGACTGCGCCTCGGAGTGCCCTCCTCTGAGCGACACGGGAGGAGGGCACTCCGTCGCCTGCCATCGCGTCTGA
- a CDS encoding aldehyde ferredoxin oxidoreductase family protein, whose translation MGGSFGTALMVDVTERTAEASQLPGEWYRDYLGGEGIGARLLYDLVDPDEEPLSPLQPLIFTAGPLTGTAAPASGRCVLVFRSPLTGTLGAANAGGHFAPALKRAGYDVLVVSGRSEVPLVLVVDGEGVDFIEVPDIWGKGVVETETLIRSRLEGTGWQIASIGPAGEKGVLFSSIMTDRHRAFGRGGAGALMGSKNLKAIAVRGAEEMPLADPDGLREGARKAREELFNEAFVRDEMKPFGTPSFYDAMSGLGILPTKNWQRDSYPESIGTLGYRAYHETLEVRPYACFGCPIACGRHTTIKSGPWAGMEGGGPEYETVAAFGSKCLVTDLEAVAAANHIANDLGLDVISTGQVIATAMEWVDRSILSEERLQGLPLAFGNGEAVVRLVGMIGRREGLGDLLAQGSLRAARELGPEALDAVMTVKGMEMAADGVRASKGEVLSHVISPRGADHLRPYAPTIDAFGYRENELDITTDAVISFGEDGNKGWVRPLMANAMIPNLLGVCLFTNITLAVRPSTWAELFSCALGRPVDKDELLLAAERVINLERLLNASFGFGRADDRLPDRFLKEPGVDGPGAGQVVDLDAALDSFYEAMGWDLDEGLPTKETLIRLGLDWTL comes from the coding sequence ATGGGTGGTTCTTTCGGAACGGCTCTGATGGTCGACGTGACGGAAAGAACGGCAGAGGCATCCCAGCTGCCGGGAGAGTGGTACCGCGACTACCTGGGCGGCGAGGGCATCGGCGCGCGCCTGCTCTACGACCTCGTCGACCCCGACGAGGAGCCTCTTTCGCCGCTCCAGCCTCTCATTTTCACGGCAGGTCCGCTGACGGGGACGGCAGCCCCGGCAAGCGGTCGCTGTGTCCTTGTCTTCCGTTCCCCTTTGACGGGAACGTTGGGGGCGGCCAACGCGGGCGGCCATTTCGCCCCGGCTCTCAAGCGGGCCGGCTACGACGTCCTTGTCGTCTCCGGCAGATCGGAAGTCCCTCTCGTCCTCGTCGTCGACGGCGAAGGCGTCGATTTCATCGAAGTTCCCGACATCTGGGGCAAGGGCGTCGTCGAAACGGAGACACTCATCCGGTCTAGGCTGGAAGGGACGGGATGGCAGATCGCCTCCATCGGTCCGGCCGGAGAGAAGGGCGTCCTTTTCTCCTCGATCATGACGGACCGCCATCGCGCCTTCGGACGCGGCGGGGCGGGAGCCCTCATGGGGAGCAAGAACCTCAAGGCCATCGCCGTCAGAGGCGCCGAGGAGATGCCTCTGGCCGATCCCGATGGCCTGAGGGAGGGAGCACGAAAGGCCCGGGAGGAACTTTTCAACGAGGCTTTCGTCCGCGACGAGATGAAACCTTTCGGCACGCCCTCCTTCTACGACGCCATGAGCGGCCTGGGCATTCTGCCCACGAAGAACTGGCAGCGCGACAGTTATCCCGAGTCGATCGGAACCCTGGGGTACAGGGCTTACCACGAGACGCTTGAGGTCCGGCCCTACGCCTGTTTCGGCTGCCCCATCGCCTGCGGCCGCCACACGACGATCAAAAGCGGTCCCTGGGCCGGCATGGAGGGCGGCGGTCCCGAGTACGAGACGGTGGCGGCCTTCGGCAGCAAATGCCTCGTGACGGACCTCGAAGCCGTCGCCGCCGCCAACCACATCGCCAACGACCTGGGCCTCGACGTCATCTCCACGGGACAGGTCATCGCGACGGCCATGGAGTGGGTCGACCGGTCCATCCTCTCCGAGGAACGGCTCCAAGGCCTTCCTCTGGCCTTCGGCAACGGAGAGGCCGTCGTCCGTCTCGTCGGGATGATCGGCCGTCGCGAGGGGCTGGGCGACCTCCTCGCCCAGGGAAGCCTGCGGGCCGCTCGGGAACTGGGCCCCGAGGCCCTCGACGCCGTCATGACCGTCAAGGGGATGGAAATGGCGGCCGACGGCGTTCGCGCCAGCAAAGGCGAGGTCCTGAGCCACGTCATCTCCCCTCGCGGCGCCGACCATCTCCGCCCCTACGCCCCGACCATCGATGCCTTCGGCTACAGGGAAAACGAGTTGGACATCACCACCGACGCCGTCATCTCCTTCGGGGAAGACGGCAACAAGGGGTGGGTCAGGCCCCTCATGGCGAACGCCATGATCCCCAACCTTCTCGGCGTCTGCCTCTTCACCAACATCACCCTCGCCGTCAGGCCCTCGACCTGGGCCGAACTCTTCTCCTGCGCTCTGGGACGCCCCGTCGACAAGGACGAACTCCTTCTGGCCGCCGAACGGGTCATCAATCTGGAGCGGCTTCTCAACGCCTCTTTCGGCTTCGGCCGGGCCGACGACCGGCTCCCCGACCGATTCCTCAAGGAACCCGGCGTCGACGGTCCCGGCGCGGGACAGGTCGTCGATCTCGACGCCGCCCTGGACAGCTTCTACGAGGCCATGGGCTGGGATCTCGACGAGGGATTGCCGACCAAGGAGACGCTGATCCGCCTGGGGCTGGACTGGACCCTTTAG
- a CDS encoding ABC transporter permease encodes MNSECQRLSPDLFEPASAPPDEREAISRPSLTFWQDAWRKLRKNRVATASMAVIVACILLAAVGPLLVPYSYSATDASAIDAPPDGSHWFGTDPLGRDLWARTWMGARVSLLIGFAAALINTCIGVVIGGIAGYVGGKVDMIVMRIIDVLYAIPYMIVAILLMVVLKPGMTSIVVAMVLIGWIKSARLVRGQVLSLKSQEYVLAARKLGASDFRIIFRHMIPNTLGLIITDLTMAVPYAIFAEAFLSYIGLGIQPPQSSWGLLARYGAQNFRVAPFQLFIPAVVISVTMLSLNLFGDGLRDALDPKLR; translated from the coding sequence ATGAACTCCGAATGCCAACGGCTCTCGCCCGACCTTTTCGAGCCCGCCTCGGCCCCACCGGACGAGCGGGAGGCCATCAGCCGCCCGAGCCTGACCTTCTGGCAGGACGCCTGGCGGAAGCTGCGCAAGAACCGCGTCGCCACGGCATCGATGGCCGTCATCGTCGCCTGCATCCTGCTGGCCGCCGTCGGCCCCCTCCTCGTCCCCTACAGCTATTCCGCCACCGACGCCTCGGCCATCGACGCGCCGCCCGACGGGAGTCACTGGTTCGGCACCGATCCCCTGGGAAGGGACCTCTGGGCCCGCACCTGGATGGGCGCCCGCGTCTCCCTGCTGATCGGCTTCGCCGCGGCTCTCATCAACACCTGCATCGGCGTCGTCATCGGCGGCATCGCCGGTTACGTCGGAGGCAAGGTCGACATGATCGTCATGCGGATCATCGACGTCCTCTACGCCATCCCCTACATGATCGTCGCCATTCTCCTCATGGTCGTCCTCAAGCCGGGCATGACCTCCATCGTCGTGGCCATGGTCCTCATCGGGTGGATCAAGTCGGCCCGTCTCGTCAGGGGGCAGGTCCTCTCCCTGAAGAGTCAGGAGTACGTCCTGGCGGCCCGCAAGCTGGGCGCCTCCGATTTCCGGATCATCTTCCGCCACATGATCCCCAACACGCTGGGGCTGATCATCACGGACCTCACCATGGCCGTTCCCTACGCCATCTTCGCCGAGGCCTTCCTGAGCTACATCGGCCTGGGCATCCAGCCGCCCCAGTCGAGTTGGGGACTGCTGGCCCGCTACGGCGCCCAGAACTTCCGCGTCGCTCCTTTCCAGCTCTTCATCCCCGCCGTCGTCATCAGCGTCACCATGCTCTCCCTCAACCTCTTCGGCGACGGCCTGCGCGACGCCCTGGACCCGAAACTCCGGTGA
- a CDS encoding ABC transporter ATP-binding protein: MTPSSTDKATGRHLLEVRNLRVSFDTYGGTVQAVRDVSFHLDEGECLAIVGESGCGKSVTAMALLKLIATPPGKMTGSILFRGDELVGRSEKAMNRIRGREIGMIFQDPMTSLNPTMSIGRQIEEVIAEHDALPRGERRRRALDVLGLVGIPEAERRYGQYPHAFSGGMRQRVLIAMAIACRPALLIADEPTTALDVTIQAQILDIIGALQKELAMTLLLITHDLGVVAKMADRIAVFYAGQIVERGSSEALFRRPAHPYTQALLASIPRIDATRADRLSSIEGTPPDLFRPPLGCAFFPRCTRAMKVCATMPPPSFSVGEDQQASCWLHAMVGGNVGAAERVTGR, translated from the coding sequence GTGACTCCCTCCAGTACAGACAAGGCGACGGGACGGCATCTTCTGGAAGTCCGCAACCTCCGCGTCTCCTTCGACACCTACGGCGGCACCGTCCAGGCCGTCCGCGACGTTTCCTTCCACCTCGACGAGGGCGAATGTCTGGCCATCGTCGGCGAGTCGGGCTGCGGCAAAAGCGTGACGGCCATGGCCCTGCTGAAGCTGATCGCCACGCCGCCGGGAAAGATGACGGGGTCGATCCTCTTCAGAGGCGACGAGCTCGTCGGCCGCTCCGAGAAGGCCATGAACCGCATCAGGGGACGGGAGATCGGCATGATCTTTCAGGACCCCATGACCTCTCTCAACCCGACGATGTCCATCGGAAGACAGATCGAGGAGGTCATCGCAGAGCACGACGCCCTTCCCCGCGGGGAGCGCCGCAGGCGCGCCCTCGACGTACTCGGCCTCGTCGGCATCCCCGAGGCCGAGCGCCGCTACGGCCAGTACCCCCACGCCTTCTCGGGCGGGATGCGCCAGCGCGTCCTCATCGCCATGGCCATCGCCTGTCGCCCGGCCCTCCTCATCGCCGACGAGCCGACGACGGCCCTCGACGTGACCATTCAGGCCCAGATTCTCGACATCATCGGCGCCCTTCAGAAAGAGCTCGCCATGACGCTCCTCCTCATCACCCACGATCTCGGCGTCGTCGCAAAAATGGCCGACAGGATCGCCGTCTTCTACGCCGGACAGATCGTCGAAAGGGGGAGCTCCGAGGCCCTCTTCCGCCGCCCGGCCCACCCCTACACGCAAGCCCTGCTCGCCTCGATCCCGCGGATCGACGCTACCCGGGCCGATCGGCTCTCCTCCATCGAGGGGACGCCGCCCGATCTCTTCCGGCCCCCTCTCGGCTGCGCCTTTTTCCCGCGCTGCACCCGGGCCATGAAGGTCTGTGCCACCATGCCCCCTCCTTCCTTCTCCGTCGGAGAGGACCAGCAGGCCTCCTGCTGGCTTCACGCCATGGTCGGGGGAAACGTCGGAGCCGCAGAGAGGGTGACGGGACGATGA
- a CDS encoding M24 family metallopeptidase has protein sequence MERTDRLARRLKKRALPEGEGLFIFRPTNLRYLSGFTGGDSYGLITATKAFLVTDSRYTEQASRECPHFEVVRWRDPFPPLGATVASLAKREGLHRIAFEADCLTYSLYREISEALGDLPFVPATEGVEALRYVKDDEEIAAIGKAARIADGAFAALLPKIVPGVTERDLERELAYEMACLGAEDRAFDFIVASGPNSSMPHAVPSDRRLERGDLITFDFGARYDGYRSDMTRTVVLGRATARQKEIYRIVLEAQLAGIGAIRSGVAARDVDRAARQVIVSAGLGEAFSHGLGHGVGLDIHEEPFMSARCDRTLQKGCVVTVEPGVYLAGWGGVRIEDTLLVRDEGVDILTGTPKELLELA, from the coding sequence ATGGAGAGGACAGACCGTCTCGCACGTCGCCTGAAAAAGAGGGCCCTTCCTGAGGGGGAAGGGCTTTTCATCTTCCGCCCGACCAATCTCCGCTATCTCTCCGGTTTCACCGGAGGCGATTCCTACGGGCTGATCACGGCGACAAAGGCCTTTCTCGTCACCGATTCGCGCTACACCGAACAGGCCTCCAGGGAATGTCCCCACTTCGAGGTGGTTCGCTGGCGCGACCCCTTTCCGCCTCTGGGAGCGACGGTGGCCTCGCTGGCCAAGCGCGAGGGGCTTCATCGCATCGCCTTCGAGGCCGATTGCCTGACCTACTCGCTCTACCGGGAGATCTCCGAGGCCCTGGGCGATCTGCCCTTCGTCCCCGCCACGGAAGGCGTCGAGGCCCTGCGCTACGTCAAGGACGACGAGGAGATCGCCGCCATAGGGAAGGCCGCCCGGATCGCCGACGGGGCCTTCGCCGCCCTCCTGCCGAAAATCGTCCCCGGCGTGACGGAGCGCGACCTGGAGCGCGAACTGGCCTATGAAATGGCCTGCCTCGGCGCCGAGGATCGGGCCTTCGATTTCATCGTCGCCTCCGGCCCCAACAGCTCCATGCCCCATGCCGTCCCCTCCGATCGGCGACTGGAGCGGGGCGATCTGATCACCTTCGATTTCGGCGCCCGCTACGACGGCTACCGTTCGGACATGACGCGGACCGTCGTCCTGGGCCGGGCCACGGCGAGACAGAAGGAGATCTACCGGATCGTCCTGGAGGCCCAGCTGGCGGGGATAGGGGCCATTCGCTCCGGCGTCGCGGCCAGAGACGTCGACAGGGCGGCCCGGCAGGTCATCGTCTCGGCAGGGCTGGGCGAGGCCTTCTCTCACGGTCTGGGGCACGGCGTCGGCCTCGACATTCACGAGGAGCCCTTCATGAGCGCCCGCTGCGACAGGACCTTGCAAAAAGGCTGCGTCGTCACCGTCGAGCCCGGCGTCTACCTGGCGGGATGGGGAGGCGTGCGGATCGAGGACACCCTCCTGGTCCGGGACGAGGGGGTGGACATCCTCACGGGAACGCCCAAAGAGCTTCTGGAACTCGCCTGA
- a CDS encoding peptide ABC transporter substrate-binding protein, with the protein MRTVSRKIFVALVAMIALASVASVAPARDREFAFSVKSEVPGMDPQKANALPSMVIGVHVLEGLVRVHDGKILPAMAESWDISPDGLVYTFHLRDARWSDGKAVTARDFEYSFRRLLDPATAAEYAFAAYGIVNGKAFNKGDIADPGQIGVRAVDDRTFEVRLEEPMDYFLSYLQLMCFLPSRQDIVEREKEGFATAADRMVYNGPFLIGEWKHEQVMVLEKNPHYWNGDAVGLDRVTIHQIYEQNTALSLFESGELDMVDIPANLYGGYAASGKAQVSLTGANDWIKVNVRPNPERPWLADRDFRKALAWAINRDEYVKIATRDLYLPNLRYVLPIVAGAEKPYAEEYPLEYYSRTGDGDRARAHLKKAMERLGIDDPSKISVTYLIQDEEECRRMAETLQDQIQRTLGITFNVQIVTRKQRYLMEGQADYDLVYSGWAPDFDDPLTYLEIWGSDISHNNSGWGNRAFDDLIAASRRETDHRRRLDLLFEAEKILLDEAPLIPLQLRRRAWLTRPGIKGISRPFVGADLDFLFATVED; encoded by the coding sequence GTGAGGACTGTCTCGAGAAAGATCTTCGTCGCCCTTGTCGCCATGATCGCCCTCGCCTCCGTCGCCTCCGTCGCCCCGGCCCGGGACAGGGAATTCGCTTTTTCCGTCAAAAGCGAAGTCCCCGGAATGGATCCGCAGAAGGCCAACGCCCTCCCCTCCATGGTCATCGGCGTCCACGTCCTGGAGGGACTCGTCCGCGTCCACGACGGTAAAATCCTCCCCGCCATGGCCGAAAGCTGGGACATCTCGCCCGACGGGCTCGTCTACACCTTTCACCTCCGCGACGCCCGCTGGAGCGACGGCAAGGCCGTGACGGCCCGCGACTTCGAATACAGCTTCCGCCGCCTTCTCGATCCGGCCACGGCGGCCGAATACGCCTTCGCCGCCTACGGCATCGTCAACGGCAAGGCCTTCAACAAGGGCGACATCGCCGATCCCGGCCAGATCGGCGTCAGGGCCGTCGACGACAGGACCTTCGAGGTTCGCCTCGAAGAGCCCATGGACTATTTCCTGAGCTACCTTCAGCTCATGTGCTTCCTTCCCTCCCGTCAGGATATCGTCGAGAGGGAGAAGGAAGGCTTCGCCACGGCCGCCGACCGCATGGTCTACAACGGCCCTTTCCTGATCGGGGAGTGGAAGCACGAGCAGGTCATGGTCCTGGAGAAGAACCCCCACTATTGGAACGGCGACGCCGTCGGGCTCGATCGCGTCACCATCCATCAGATCTACGAGCAGAACACGGCCTTGAGCCTCTTCGAAAGCGGAGAACTGGACATGGTCGACATCCCGGCCAACCTCTACGGCGGGTACGCCGCGTCGGGCAAGGCCCAGGTCTCCCTGACGGGAGCCAACGACTGGATCAAGGTCAACGTCCGCCCCAATCCTGAACGCCCCTGGCTGGCCGACAGGGATTTCCGCAAGGCTCTGGCCTGGGCCATCAATCGCGACGAATACGTCAAGATCGCCACGAGAGATCTCTATCTCCCCAACCTCCGCTACGTTCTGCCCATCGTGGCCGGGGCGGAGAAGCCCTACGCCGAGGAATACCCTCTCGAGTACTACAGCAGAACGGGCGACGGGGATAGGGCCCGGGCCCACCTGAAAAAGGCCATGGAGCGTCTCGGCATCGACGATCCGAGCAAGATCTCCGTCACCTACCTGATTCAGGACGAGGAGGAGTGCCGCCGCATGGCCGAGACCCTTCAGGACCAGATCCAGAGGACCTTGGGAATCACCTTCAACGTCCAGATCGTGACGCGCAAACAGCGTTACCTCATGGAGGGGCAGGCCGACTACGACCTGGTCTATTCGGGCTGGGCGCCGGACTTCGACGATCCCCTGACCTACCTCGAGATCTGGGGCAGCGACATCAGCCACAACAACAGCGGATGGGGGAACCGGGCCTTCGACGACCTCATCGCCGCCTCGCGCCGCGAGACCGACCATCGCAGACGCCTCGACCTGCTCTTCGAGGCCGAAAAAATCCTCCTCGACGAGGCTCCCCTGATCCCCCTCCAGCTCCGCCGTCGGGCCTGGCTGACCCGTCCCGGCATCAAGGGGATCTCCCGTCCCTTCGTCGGCGCCGACCTGGACTTCCTATTCGCCACCGTCGAGGACTGA
- a CDS encoding HD domain-containing phosphohydrolase produces MFDPLFFIDRSAEGRLLWDEAGQPFRSASLDLLEEAQRAARLGSCLLDLPSGRFRYSDSLRELFGFDRAERISYARYADCLHRDDRSRVIAIKERALAEGDGYSYEARFLCADGRTRHFQVRTRIEREEGGKILRILGTLLDVTEQVRLRMKLEAEEARYRAIFEKSQVVMLLIDPDDGSIVDGNDAALEFYGYSREVFRQMKISQINQLGSGPVRDALDRSREKAQTFFLFPHLLASGEVRMVHAYAGPIPIGGRTLIHSIIFDVTEKLRAEEALVEKSRELERSLKVLEGAWEQTIKAMAAMSELRDPYEVGHQRRVAALAAAVARGMGWSEEEVKAVYLAGLVHDIGKIAVPSDYLGKPGPLTSRERLLVQEHSRAGYDLLQGIDIPWPPAEIVGQHHERLDGSGYPQGLRGEAILPAARIIAVADVVEAMASHRPYRPAWGIEAA; encoded by the coding sequence ATGTTTGATCCTCTTTTTTTCATCGACAGGTCCGCCGAAGGGCGGCTCCTTTGGGACGAGGCCGGTCAGCCCTTCCGGTCGGCGAGCCTGGACCTTCTGGAAGAGGCTCAGAGGGCGGCCCGTCTGGGAAGTTGTCTCCTCGACCTGCCCTCGGGGCGCTTCCGCTACTCCGACAGTCTCCGCGAGCTTTTCGGCTTCGATAGGGCCGAACGGATCAGTTATGCCCGCTATGCCGATTGTCTTCACCGCGACGATCGGAGCCGCGTCATCGCGATCAAGGAACGGGCCCTGGCCGAGGGAGACGGCTACAGCTACGAGGCCCGTTTCCTCTGTGCCGACGGCAGGACGCGACACTTCCAGGTCCGTACCCGCATCGAACGGGAAGAAGGCGGAAAGATTCTCCGCATTCTGGGCACCCTGCTGGACGTGACGGAACAGGTCCGCCTCCGCATGAAGCTGGAGGCGGAAGAGGCACGCTACCGGGCCATCTTCGAGAAGAGCCAGGTCGTCATGCTCCTCATCGACCCCGATGACGGCTCCATCGTCGACGGCAATGACGCCGCGCTGGAATTCTACGGCTATTCCCGGGAGGTCTTTCGGCAGATGAAGATCTCCCAGATCAATCAGCTCGGTTCCGGCCCCGTTAGGGACGCCCTCGACCGGTCCAGGGAGAAGGCCCAGACCTTCTTCCTCTTTCCCCACCTCCTCGCCTCGGGAGAGGTGCGCATGGTCCACGCCTACGCGGGGCCCATCCCCATCGGGGGGCGGACCCTCATCCATTCCATCATCTTCGACGTCACGGAAAAGCTTCGGGCCGAAGAGGCCCTCGTCGAGAAAAGCCGTGAGCTGGAGCGTTCGCTCAAGGTGCTGGAGGGAGCCTGGGAGCAGACGATCAAGGCCATGGCGGCCATGTCGGAACTGCGCGATCCCTACGAGGTCGGCCATCAGCGCCGCGTGGCCGCTCTGGCCGCGGCTGTGGCCCGCGGGATGGGCTGGTCCGAGGAGGAGGTGAAGGCCGTCTATCTCGCCGGGTTGGTCCACGACATCGGCAAGATCGCCGTCCCCTCCGACTACCTCGGCAAGCCGGGTCCCCTCACGAGTCGGGAGAGGCTCCTGGTCCAGGAGCACTCCAGGGCCGGCTATGACCTCCTCCAGGGGATCGATATCCCCTGGCCGCCGGCCGAGATCGTCGGCCAGCACCACGAACGCCTCGACGGGTCGGGCTATCCCCAGGGACTTCGGGGCGAGGCCATCCTCCCGGCGGCACGGATCATCGCCGTCGCCGACGTCGTCGAGGCCATGGCCTCCCACCGTCCCTATCGTCCCGCCTGGGGCATCGAGGCGGCGTAG
- the glsA gene encoding glutaminase A: MLAAIVANARPRHSEGRVATYIPELGKARPDALGVASVTVEGEVYGAGDRDYPFSIQSISKLISLALALTELGEETVFSRVGVDPTPDPFNSIMRLEMDRVHRPYNPLVNAGAIAVISLLPYGRSEERTAAILDLARRLTGNDALSVNEEIYRSERTTSDRNRALAYFMRSTDVLSGDVEDVLDSYFRQCSIEANVGDLAVMGATLAAGGINPASGERVLTSRVCRVVRALMATCGMYDGSGEFAIRVGIPAKSGVGGGILAVVPRRMGIAVCGPALDGKGNSICGMQVLEELSRELRLRVL, encoded by the coding sequence ATGCTCGCCGCCATCGTCGCGAACGCCCGGCCCCGCCACAGCGAGGGCAGGGTCGCGACCTACATCCCCGAACTGGGCAAGGCCCGGCCGGACGCCCTGGGCGTCGCCAGCGTCACCGTCGAGGGCGAAGTCTACGGCGCCGGAGACAGGGACTACCCCTTCTCCATCCAGTCCATCTCCAAGTTGATCTCCCTCGCCCTGGCCCTGACCGAGCTGGGCGAGGAGACCGTCTTCTCCCGCGTCGGCGTCGACCCCACGCCCGACCCCTTCAACTCCATCATGCGCCTCGAGATGGACCGCGTGCACCGTCCCTACAACCCCCTCGTCAACGCCGGCGCCATCGCCGTCATCTCCCTCCTCCCCTACGGGCGGAGCGAGGAGCGGACGGCCGCCATCCTCGACCTGGCCCGGAGGCTGACGGGCAACGACGCGCTCTCCGTCAACGAAGAGATCTACCGCTCGGAGCGGACCACCAGCGACCGCAACCGCGCCTTGGCCTACTTCATGCGCAGCACCGACGTCCTGAGCGGCGACGTCGAGGACGTCCTCGACAGCTACTTCCGCCAGTGCAGCATCGAGGCCAACGTCGGCGACCTCGCCGTCATGGGCGCCACCCTGGCTGCGGGAGGGATCAATCCCGCATCGGGAGAGCGGGTCCTCACGAGCCGGGTCTGCCGCGTCGTCCGGGCCCTCATGGCCACCTGCGGCATGTACGACGGCTCGGGCGAGTTCGCCATCCGCGTCGGCATCCCCGCCAAAAGCGGCGTCGGCGGCGGCATCCTGGCCGTCGTCCCCCGAAGGATGGGCATCGCCGTCTGCGGCCCCGCCCTCGACGGAAAAGGCAACTCCATCTGCGGCATGCAGGTCCTGGAGGAACTCTCGAGAGAACTGCGCCTGAGAGTCCTCTGA